The segment CTCCTTGATATTTCAGTCTCATTTTCGGGTACACATTATTTGCAATGTTTTGTCTGCTATGTCTAACTTTGACATTATAACCTTTCCATGTGTCATGAACAGATATCGCCATGTAACTATATTACTGCTATGAAGCAAGCTAAAGAATTGAATTATGACCCTAAAAGCCTCAAAACAGTTAATATAAATATGAGAGATGGCTGGGTTTAGAATGTTGTGTTCAATATTGGATTGAACAGATCCAATGATTTTTCAAGTCTATCAAAGGTTTATGTACAGAAATAGAGTAAATGCTACCAATCCttcctctaggcactactgcaatacacataataataattaataattgccTTTTTTATTGAATTACTGTATGTTCCAGTTGTGAGAGTGAGCATTTATTTGGCATGTTCAGCATATTTGAACTTTAAGTTCAAATAGCCATCAAGTACGGTTTCATATAGGGTTATTTTGCCTTCTAGAAGCCTTAATATAGAAGAAGAATGACTAGCACATTTTCTCGTCTCCTGGCTGGCCGCAAAACTGCTGTGCTCTTTGCAACAGTTAGCACAGGGGCCTTAACCACTGGATACCTATTGAATCATCAGAATGTGAGAGCAGGATCTCATGAAAGACGAAAACTCTTTCCTCCAAGGTAAGTCATTTGGATTAAACCTTCCACTGAGCACCCAGCCCAAGTAGCTGCTGATGCTCTCTGTGGGACTAAGAGAGAAGGAATTGTCCCCCAGCAAACTGCAGAGCAGCTACAGAAGTCACCATGGCCCAAATGTGGCACCTATGCATGTGGGAAGGGAGGAGCTGAGGAAGGGAAGATCCTTGTAAGTTCAAAGTCTGAGAACAGGATCTCTTACTATTAACCCTGGTTTTAGATAGATTCAAAATAGCATGAACAATAGTCTTCAAAACCAGGAAGTGTAGACGTGtgcaaatgtaaaaaacaaaaccacacacacaaagattgTCAAACCTCAAATAAAGTTCAGTTTTGGTTCACATTTCAGGCAAAGGTTCAGGATGGTCCTCATTAACTTATCAGTCATCTAATTCCTAGGATTCAGAGGggtagttggagtctgtttttggagtttttttgttgtagtattgccactttacagacctcaaagtggcaatactacaaaaaaaacctttaaaaccagactccagggagagactgctgaattggaattactttgcaaactggacaccattaacttaggcttgaatagagactgggagtggatgggtcactacacaaagtaaaactatttccccatgcttatttttcccccctacggttactcacatcttcttgtcaactgttggaaatgggccattctgattatcactacaaaaggttattttctcctgttgataataacTCActttaactgatcactctcgttatagtgggtatggcaagacccatttttttcatgttctctgtgtgtgtgtgtgtgtatcttcctactgtattttccactgcatgcgtccgatgaagtgggttttagcccacgaaaccttatgctcaaataaatttgttagtctctaaggtgccacaagtcctcctcgttgtttttgctaattCCTAGGAGTAACTGTTTGCTCAGCCAACTATCTGTGTAGACTCTACTGGAGGgaagttttttatatttttatgtacaAATGATAAGGTGTTGGCCATGGTAAATACATGGAAGAGACACAACTGCTCTGCCTGAAATATTCCCACAGCAGCTATAAACTGATTGACTGAGCATAGAAGCTAAATACATCCCTGATCGGACTAGGTTGACCTCACTAGACTTGTATTAGCTTGAATTTGgtcttatttttgaaaaatgacaATATGGGCCAGTTTGTGATCCCCTTATTCATACTGAATAGTACCATATTTCACAAATAGGCCCAGTGAGGTTGCTGAGATTCCTGTTAGAGCAAGGTGCTACTAAATCAGGATAAAGATGTCACAGTCTGACCCATTTAAAAGTATTACCAATGCTTTGTCAAAGGACGTAGGAACATCTTCACAGAGCCATAACTAGGGCATTTTTGCAGGTGGGGCAAGTAAACATATTTGCACCCACTACCATTTTTCCCCACTTCATTTCTCTGCCCCATTTTCCCACCCCTATGGCTTtgtgccctgggcagctgcccagctcaccctgccctggTTACGGCCCTGCCACTTCACATGCTAAGAGCTGAAGATTTCTTTACTGATGGATTATAATACTATACCGCTTTCTTTAAATAATAAGATAATTAAAACAACTCAGAACTAGTATAAAAGGGCTAGATTTTCTGCAGGTATAAATCGGAATAGCTCCACAGAGTGACACTTATTTACActagctggggatctggtccaCTAACTTTACTTGTACTTCAAGTTTTATCAAAAGCGTAACCAAATGAATTCCAAACATTGTTCATGTTCCTCCTATCTGTGCTAGTGCTTCCCACTTCCATTGTAAATATCTTTATGTACTGCTAATGTAACTGGCAGCCAGTGCAGACTGGGGGTGGTGTTGATAAGAGCTTGTatgcttttgtttcctttctacATTTTAATGCCGTGCATGTATCAAGCACCAGGCGTGCTTTTAAACTCTCTGCTATTTACCTCAAGCTTCCTGATCCACTGCAGAGAATAATATCCATCAATGCGTGGTAGAATGACACAACTTTAGTTTAAGAGAGGGAAACAAGCAGACCAAGTAAGCACTCTTTCTGTCCCCTCTCCTTCTGATATGTTCGTAACCTGGCAAAAAGAACCAAGAATTACAGTTTGTTACCATGTTAAATGCATTTGTCTTTTTCACCCCTCAGTGCAGACTATCCTGATCTCCGCAAACATAACAACTGCATGGCTGAATGTCTCTCACCAGCAATATATGCTAAATTAAGGGACAAGATGACTCCAAATGGTTATACCCTGGACCAGTGTATCCAAACTGGCGTTGACAATCCTGGCCATCCTTTCATTAAAACTGTGGGCATGGTCGCTGGTGATGAAGAATCTTATGAGGTGAAACATTTTTACTACGCTGTAATGGTTAGTTTGTACATTATACTTCATGAGCGCTTGTTAGGACAGCACAGATCTTTCATGAGAAGTGCACTTTTAAGGTAAATAGCACACCAGAGTGTGTATAAACCACAAACCATATGGGTAATACTGGTGTTTTCTCAACAGGAGGTACAATGAACAGGAAACATCATTAAAAGAGCCATCTATAATGTTATCCAGGGTAATGAAGTGTGGGCTCACAGgaataatattttatttgcttGCAAAAGCTACACTCCCTCCTGCTGTTAAATTCAGTTTGTGGCAAGACTGTGTGGAAACATGTCACCAAATTGAAATGATGTGGAAATGATACTTTAAAAAATCAAACATGGTAGAAGTGAGAAGAAATTTTCTTCTGAAATATGTGAGATGCTTGACAGCTAGACACTAGGCCTTTAGGGGCATGACAAGTACCAAAGATAGAAACATAGGAGTAGGCtattttaattctgaaataaGAAGTTTGAGACCTGGAAAAAACTGGCTCATTGTTATAACACTTTTCCAGATATttaacattaaagtcaatgggcccTTGCCTATATTACGCTAGAATTTTTATTATTCGTTCTCTTAATAGTAACAGCCAACATCCCAAATACTGGGATGCTAAGGATGGGGTTATGATACAGGTGACTCTGTTTCATCGGGCTTGGAGCTGTGACTGAGCCTcttctgtggaaagtgtagatatCGTCTTCAGTACTCAGTCATCAATATGCATACACATCAGACCAAAACCTATACAAAAACCGCTTCAGTCCATCCAGCCAAACTAAAAAAATACAACAGAGCTCTAATTCTCCACTcagaggaggtggggtggggccgggcaggagaaACTAATTGCAGCTAAAGTTAACCACCTTAGAGCTCAATGCTCAGGTATTATCAGCCTTACAATTCTCAGGGGAAGGATGGGAGCCAAGTCAATTGACCAttatttctctcctcttttcccaACATTCCTCTACTAGCCCCCCTCCCTaaatccttcccctgccccaccctgtttAAACTGCTGATCTCATTCACCTACTGTTTTGAAATAAGGTGAATATTCTATCAAAGCACTACAAGTTAGAGAGGCAATGGAGTCTAATGGATAGGACCCTGGATTGGACTGGATCTcaagacacctgggttctattcctggctctgccacagacctgctttgaaaatcactttttgcctcagtttcaccatgcACCCTTtgtctgattttatttaaattgtaaactctttgaagcagggattcTCTCTTACACAGACATACTATGTTGCTTAAGACTCCAGTCTTCACCGGAACcactaggtgctactgtaatacaatcaaatagtaacaataataataataataactgatTATACCAGTTTTAGACTAGCAGAATTCTGCTGATTTCAGGAGAGTTCTGATTTATTCTAGTTTAagagaaaggagaatcaggccccgtgTATCCTCTGATGATCTCTGGAGAGCAATTTTGCTCCAAAACATCAAGCTGGCTATCAGAGCAGTTAGAATCAAGAAGAAACATGAGTATACAATTATGAGATGTTAGATGAGAGTGTAACACACATCCCTAGAAGGATCAGCATCACTGGAGATTGAACCCAGGATCTCTGGATCACAAAGCATGAGCATCTCCTGGCTGAGCTAAAAGACCCTTTCTTGTCAGCACACCAGCTTTAGCAGACTCATCAGCCTCTCTGTGGTCCAGCCACTGCAGTGGGACAGAGATCCACGCTGTGTAACCATGGATTACAAGAAGTAAGGAAAATGGTGTTGAAAATACTCAATGCTGGATTAATACGCCTTTAACTCCACAGGTATTTGCTGAGATTTTTGACCCAGTTATTAAAGTGAGACACAATGGCTATGACCCTTATGTAATGAAGCATCACACTGACCTGGATGCATCCAAGGTAGGATCAAATTTTGAATCCTTAATCCTTCAGCTTCCTATCATGGAATGATATTCTATTTCATAGTTCAAAAAATGTTCCCAGTGCCAAAGAAAATGAGCGTAGGGATAACAAAGCTGTGATGTCACGATGACTGTGCTTAGCAATGCTTTATTCCCCCTTCCCAAGCAACTTTTTATGTAAAACATGGCACATGTAGAAAAGGATGAGACTGGATTAAATGATGCCTGATTCTGTCCCCTGTCCCTCTTATGCAAGGCCCTGTGTAATAGGTGGCACATTACATGATCCTCCCCTTCCTTAATGTCCAGGCAGAACAGCATCCcttctattatttatttaaatcttaaaCCCAATTTATTTGTGGGCTGAtcccaaattttaaaatttcaatgtGCTAAAGATTTTAGTTCTGGCCAGAGTAAATGAATTTTAGAACTGGAGGTATGGTGGCTGGGTAGGGGACAATTGTAGCTTTTGGCACCTGAAGAGTCAGGGGAAGTGGTTTCAAGTGCTTTGGTAAATAGGAGTCCGTTCTGAGGGTTTTGGTCAGGAGCTGGCATGTATTCCTCTCCCGCCCATACACACTTTGGGCATGGGCAGAGGTGACTTTAAATGTCTTCCTGGAagcacggctgctgctgggcttctatATCGGTTTTTATACTACACTTACCACTGTAGTGTCTGACTGCTACTTTGACCCCAATCTAGCAAAGCGCTATGGGACTATTCTTActtaagttaagcatgtacttaagtgttttgctggatcaggatcaGAGTACTGTGCACTTTTCAGGATGGAGCCCAGAGTGCACGCACACACTAAATATGATCTAAATTTACCCTGGGATTTCCTTTATTGTTATCTTAGTTAACAAGAAATATAAGCATCATCTTGGGCTTGGCTGTTTCTAAGCAACTTCTGCCCTTGTCCCTAGTTCTCTGTCTTTCAGGGAGCTATTGAAACAATGTGATATATCTGGCTTGGAGTTAAGAGGACCCACCTGGTCTATTGCCACAGTGAGTCAGCAAAAGCACTCTGGATCTCCATGCATAGTGCTAGAACCTGACACCCTGATGCATCTGTCTGTTGCATTTCTGAGAACCCAATATTAGTTGTAATCATTTGGCTGAAGAGAACATATGAAGGGACATTCTTTTCATAGAAAGGCAGATTTTAAACTTACTATATGTAAAATGGGGCACTATGTGTagattttcatttctttcattAGATTACCCAAGGTCAGTTTGATGAGCGCTATGTCCTATCATCACGTGTACGTACTGGTCGCAGTATCCGGGGTCTCAGCCTTCCCCCTGCCTGCTCCAGGGCAGAGAGAAGAGAAGTAGAAAATGTTGTGGTCACTGCTTTGGCTGGGCTCAAAGGAGACCTTGCTGGAAAGTATTATAGCCTGACCAATATGTCTGAGAAGGATCAACAGCAGCTTATTGATGTAAGTACAAATTCCAATCTGGAGTCTTAGAAGATTTTCATTAATGTATATCATttaatcacatttatttttattgctgtctTTCTCTCTCATGCATACTTTCCTGCTTACGTAATGAAGATACTTAGTTATAACAGTATTCCTGTAGTTAATGGTCAGTATGAATTTCTATTATAAATCCCAATTGTTTTGGCTAAAATATTGGCTTGGGCTAAAACTTTATACACACAGGTTGTATTCCAGGAGTGAATTTTTGCATCAaattaaaattatataaatatgGCTACAGTCACCACGTTGGTCAATGGTAGCTGAAATCTTGTGGGTCAGTTTCCAGTTTGGAGCAGAAATTAGTGCAGAATCAGTATTTTTAGTgctatttgtttatttacaaaatgtcCACTAGTCCTGTTTTCCTGAACTGTGATAGGCACAAACACCATGCAGGCAACATAAGTCCCAATCCTACAATCACTAAAACATGTGATTTAAGGATTTGCATGGAGGAAGCATAAAGATTTTGGTCATGGATTTTTGTCATATCAACATGTTGCTGTATTCAGATGATTTGAGAGATAAAGGTTTGCAAGTGCATTACTGGCATAACAGGTAATAAGAATGTATTGggtaaactattttaaaaatccacaagataatcaataatattttaaagtccTTAAATATGCATTTTTGTGAGCCCCAAACAATGATTATATCCTATCAGCTGTATTTAAAGAACATTAGTCCATAAAATAATAACCAAAATTAAAGTATTAATTAAAGTAAAATTAGTGTAACTACCATTAATGCTGCTACTTGGTATCACATTCAGATTCAGTCCAAAGGAACTGTTAAATCAGCACAAAACCGAAAGAATGGGTTAAGAGTTtatttcatagaaccatagaaataagggctggaagggacttcaagggGTTATCTAGTCTatctccctgtgctgaggcagagttaAGTatccctagaccatccctgagaggtgtttgtctaaccatttttaaaaacttcctgtAACAGGGAttcaacctccctaggtaacctgttccagtgttCAACTAtatagctagaaagtttttgctaatatccaCCTAAATTTCCCCTGCTGCAAGCTAAACTGATTTCTTCTGTTCAGCAGCTCCCTGGAGAAGGATCATTTCTTCTGTTAACTTAAGCATAGAAGGGAATGGTAGTAGAGAAAAGCATTTCATCCATAGCTGATTCATGCTAGTTCCATCTGTCTGCTGGTACCTACAGGGGAAACTGGTACTGGGTACAGGTTGCActaggagagagaaggggaaaacaCAACAGAAGCAGAAGTGTACAGTTCTTCTGGTCTAATGGAAACGCAGTTTCATCATTCAGGTAATAGGTATGATCAAGAAATGACTCTACTAAGGTCATGAATCTActaaggccctgctcctgcaatgTAAGATAAACAAACAGAAGGACcctgcaccttcctgggttcacTTTTagttcagtggggctccatgctGGCACCAGCAGGAGTCCAACAGGTAGAGGGGCCTAAAATCCGAAATGGAGAAAAGAGTAAAGCTTACTCCCCTGTCTACATCATCTTATTTATACTGGACATCCTTCCTCCTCACCCTGCATCAGACCCTAGATacgtcatttaaaaaaacaattgacATAATGGTCATTGAGGCTATGAGAGCTAAATACATTCCCTTGTTCATAACCTTCCGCAACGAATGTGAAAAATCAAATGCTTAATtgttgggggcggggtgggggggaagaggaacagGTCAGTGAGAAGAATCAGTTGAATGAGATTAGGTCTTTCAGCATGATACATCCCAAACTGTGCTGCCTAGTGCTACAGGTGTTCAAGCAGAAATAGAATCTCCCTTTGAGAAAAAGAATGAATTGGTGGTACCAAAAGGTACCAAACCATACTCTATTTTAATTTCTCCCATGATATCCTACTCAAAAGAAATTGCTAAAACAATACACTCAAGATATTTTATTTGCAGGACTGCCACTAGACATTTTGCCACCCTTAGGCCCGCACTCTGAAAACTCTGTACATTATGGTTTGCAGTAATGTACATTAACACGGTGCtggtcaggcctcagctggagtactgtatccaattttggtcaccaatgtatagaaaggctGTGGAGAAACTgggaaggatccagaggcgagtgacaaagatgatcaaaggctgaaggaactaggTATGTTTAGAGGACATGACAccagtcttcagatacttgaaaggctgccataaaaaagatggagaaaattgTTTTCTCTTGCCACAGGGGGCAGGACAACAGGCAAACTTGGTTCAAACTCCAGCATAGCAGATtgagattaaatctcaggaaaaacttcttaagtGTAAAAAccgtaggacaatggaacagactgcctagggaggttgtggaagctccttcctccttccagattttcaaaaggaggctggatagtcatctgtcttggatggtttagaccaccatttctcaaatgcggccatcAGCAGATTTTTTATGGCCGTGACAACGGCCAAAGCATTGGCGGAGACTGGGGGGGACGGGCAAAGCATCTATACCTCCTTGCAGAGCCCAGCCATTGCTCCTGAATAGCTCTTATCAAGGGCAGCAAGATGCACCACATTGGTGTTTGCTCTGGTGGCACCAGCAATGATCAGTGCCCTGCATTGTGTACTCTTCTTGGGGGCTCTGGACAGTGCCTCTGGAGACACGGGGCTGGTATGCGCGGTGCCAGAAGAGGCTCATCACTGGAGGTGGCTGTGTTTGGTTGCCAGAGCGCTCCCCTGCTCCCACCAAGCCAGGGCATGGGGAACTTGGGACTCCACAGGTAGCTGGTAAATTCCTAACCCACCTTCCCCAAGGCGGGCTCTTGGTGAAGGGCTGCAGAAGACAGAGACAGctttgtcagagcggccaccaacaagagttggtggctgcactctgagaccaccaaaaaaaaaaattgtttagacACACCAAATCCtccatcttggcagggggttacaccagatgacccttgcagttctatgattttaactccctgtggGATGTCTTCCCTATTTTTTGTGGTGGTACCCACCCTGCATTCCCAGGAGACTGACTTCACATTAAGTAGTAAGGGCCATTGTCTGGCTTCTTGGAAAAGGTGTGTGCTCTTTTAAGGCCTAGCCAAGGAGTGACTTTCTACTGCGGACTAGATCAGTGTGAAGACGCTGACCCATCTCTCCCCCCAAGAGGAGACCAGAAGAGAGGGGGGGACTGCAGGAAAAGCCCTCTTTTACCTGGACGAGGTGGAAGTGGGTTTTGTCAGGATGTGCTATAGGCATTATGTTAATTGCTCCTTTcttggggggctgggaaggaatttttccctcactgccGGATTGGCCAAGGTGAAGTGTGGGggttcccttccccacagagGGTTTGGGGGTGCTTAGTTGGGCAAACATGAAACAGGAGTTAAGCTATGATATCGCAACACATCATGTAAACATGGGGCAGGTACTCTGAACGGAAGGAATACAGTGGTTAGATAAAATGGACTGATAAGGAGTTTACAGAAGTATTCTTTAAAGGAGCGAAAACGGGGGTTTCGGGACTCCTATGACTAGTACAGCTGGGAGCCAACCCCTCACcctttatagcccaccttaaccctcattTGGTGAGGTCCCAGCCGCAAGTTGGCTGCGGACCAGGATGGGTAAAGGGGAGGGCTGACAGAAGCCCCCTGGATATATGTTGAAATGATTATAAAATACCTGCACTGTGCATGTTTATCTGCCGGGTACTCCCAGACATTTAAGAATAatgttgtggcctaattaaaccacgtCCAGTTTTCCTGTCCTTCTTCCAGCATAGCCAGACAACTCTCTCCTTTATCACGCCTAGCCAAAAATTAGCAGCAGTGAGAACTGGTAGTCACCAAGCCTCCGTCTCCAGAAACGCATCTGAGTAAAATGCTTTCTATCTGCAGTCAAGGAACTTCAGCTTTATGCAACTTATTTGTATACCAGTGACTTTCTTGGCAGTGTTAAATGTTCAGAACAGCATTACTTCCCTGAATTCAGTTGCTTCTTTCTCTCTTTATCTCCctccctctttttttctctctctcacacattttGGCTTTCAGGATCATTTCCTCTTTGATAAGCCAGTGTCCCCTTTGCTAACATGTGCTGGGATGGCACGTGACTGGCCTGATGCCAGAGGAATCTGGTATGGCATGTGAAGTGTGGAAGTTTGTATCATGTGCAAGTGATTTTATTACGTCTCTCCTTGCTTGTCCTAACACTGCAGCTGCCATTCCCTGATACTGACTACATACTTagctaccttttaaaaatgttttctttattaattgtTCAAGGaaatatagaaataaataatacaacAAACAAGGCTTTCCATTAATGCAACAATCATGATCATCAGCCACAACACAAGGGAATATAAATAAGACTATTGCTTTAGTCTTTTAGCTTctgtttttttataaataaaaattcagcacAAAAGAAGGGCCAGCGAATGACCATAAAAAACAAGTTATAAATGTAATCTAAAAAGCATGAATGAGCTACCTTAAATCACATGTATGAGACCTCAACATTGCGTCTTTTCCCCTCATTTTGTTGCTGATGTAATATTTTTTCTATCAGAACTGTGATTAAGCTTTTCTTCACACATGCAGAATAAACTGAAGGAGtgttatattttcattttttatcatTACATGTTCTGCTACTTAATGAACACCCATCATTTCTTGGAATTAGTTGGAAGATGCAATTCATACACTTTTAGTGAGGCAGATCTTTGTGTGGAAAAACCTTTGCATGTATTGCTCCActccaaatgttttttttttaaattgtgtcaaGAAAAAATTGTGGGACAGATTAGATTATGTTTGACAGCATCTCCAGCATTTACTGTGAATAGCCAAACCAACTTTATGTAGACCCCATCCAAAGCCTACCTGAATCCCACAGGAGTTTtcaatttcaatgggctttggattaggctccTGGTGCCCAGAACAAAATCTTAAACAGGTTTTACTAGAAGAATTATAAGGATAACAAATGGGTGCATAGATTTTATGAACTGAATAGAACATGTGTAAATAATGCATGTAGCCCCAGTGCATCACCTGAATAAACCAGATCTGTGTTTGCACATTTTGCATGTGAAATATAATTTATATTGCATGTGAAATATAACTTGCTGTAACTGGAAAGTGACACTATGAGCCGGAATTTTAAAACTTGGTCTCTCTTATTGCATCACAATTTGTAGATACAAATAATTGTGGGCAAAGTTATATGTTAAGACAATTTAGCCtcaatgaaatcctggccccactgaagtcaatggcaaaactctcattgacttcagtaggctcaggatttcaccttatgggtgggagtttcaaaagcactcaacatTAGCCTCACTACTCTCCCTATGGTCAATTATACAAGttccatttaattcagtgggagctgagttaggccaacactgatcccttttgaaaatcccatcctaaatgGCAGATGGTGACTGCAAAGCAGGTACTTGGATATTTAAGTATGTCTGCTTTCACCCACAAATAACTGCCAGGACACATTTGCACCCGCAATTATTTGCATCAGCAAATTTCAAGTACAAAAAAGGAGGCCCAACTAAAGCCAGGCTAAAAGTCAGGCCCTCTACGGGCTTTAAATCTTAGACCTACTGTGCTTTACTCCCGATGTATTATTCAGACTGTTTGTATGAACAAGTCTCAACCTATTGGTCACAATTTATTTGATTCAGGAAGACTAATCCAAAGGCAGAGAACGTGAAGAAAAGCAAACAGTGATCCCAGTTCCTACTTGTCACTTTAAAAGCATGACCATAACTTATCAATTTGAAGCAAAAGTGGATACCTTATCTCCAGGCACTTTATCTTGAAAGATAAGTCAGCATCTTTATTAATGTACTGTCTTGAAGCAACATTTAGCTGCCTTCTCCCAATGGATAATTTGATTTATATGCCAGTCGTGTGTTACCAAGTGATATAAAAGGAACTAGGATTTGATTTAGAAGAGAATACAGTTAAATAGGGTCAGGTTGCCAGGCCCCAGGCAGCATGTAAACATCAGATTTTCTCACTTCAGAAAGCTCTAAAATCAACGAATAACTTCCCCAATGATTAAAGATGCAGA is part of the Caretta caretta isolate rCarCar2 chromosome 5, rCarCar1.hap1, whole genome shotgun sequence genome and harbors:
- the CKMT2 gene encoding creatine kinase S-type, mitochondrial, with amino-acid sequence MTSTFSRLLAGRKTAVLFATVSTGALTTGYLLNHQNVRAGSHERRKLFPPSADYPDLRKHNNCMAECLSPAIYAKLRDKMTPNGYTLDQCIQTGVDNPGHPFIKTVGMVAGDEESYEVFAEIFDPVIKVRHNGYDPYVMKHHTDLDASKITQGQFDERYVLSSRVRTGRSIRGLSLPPACSRAERREVENVVVTALAGLKGDLAGKYYSLTNMSEKDQQQLIDDHFLFDKPVSPLLTCAGMARDWPDARGIWHNHDKTFLIWINEEDHTRVISMEKSGNMKRVFERFCRGLKEVEQLIKERGWEFMWNERLGYVLTCPSNLGTGLRAGVHVKLPKLSKDPRFSKILENLRLQKRGTGGVDTAAVADVYDISNLDRMGRSEVELVQIVVDGVNYLIDCEKKLEKGQDIKVPPPLPQFGRK